From Coccinella septempunctata chromosome 4, icCocSept1.1, whole genome shotgun sequence, a single genomic window includes:
- the LOC123310714 gene encoding facilitated trehalose transporter Tret1-like isoform X1: MLPTDKIVQFLVLLFGSLNVINSGMVYGWPSASLPQLLDPLRNGTEINLTTWQGSWLAIAPFLGALLTAPLSFSAASLLGPKKTIIFTFYPYIISWIVVAVANSFEMLFFARLIAGMSDSCIFSTFPIYIDDICNTGSKRRFYSLYPISFAFGILIVNLIANVCSISDTAMIASLMIFLSFSGIVIVPESPYFLLTRNEPNQARQALRYAKNKDEIEEEYEKLKDQVLSRGESELSLEKIFSVPIRTNLGIGMILVSAQQLSGITPIVSYITTVLKETDVQFFFDPSLSIILFALLFSMAMFSALISDSKNGKNFLLCSLLMSSVSLVSIGLYFQSVDFRNDFSLLSTIPIAALLIYTIFYGLGLQNIPYVYMNRMYSRNIKSKCLALIYMYLSVISSIVSVFFTWLNDSREIYLAFYCFGGCCILGFVLVLMAVPRCKDWCEEAEWLLKGRGTGEQNYEFLLTSFELSDFSE, translated from the exons ATGTTGCCTACGGATAAGATAGTTCAATTTCTGGTACTGTTGTTTG GATCCCTCAATGTCATCAACAGTGGAATGGTATACGGTTGGCCATCAGCGTCTTTGCCGCAACTTCTTGATCCTTTGAGGAATGGCACTGAGATCAACCTAACGACATGGCAGGGCTCCTGGTTAGCCATAGCCCCTTTCCTGGGGGCTCTTCTAACAGCCCCTCTCTCATTCTCAGCAGCAAGTCTTCTCGGTCCAAAGAAAACGATAATCTTCACGTTCTACCCTTACATAATCTCTTGGATAGTCGTCGCTGTAGCCAACAGCTTCGAGATGCTGTTCTTCGCCAGGTTGATAGCCGGAATGTCGGATAGCTGCATATTCAGCACGTTCCCAATCTACATAGATGACATCTGCAACACCGGATCCAAAAGAAGGTTCTATTCCCTATACCCGATAAGTTTCGCATTCGGTATACTCATAGTCAATCTGATAGCGAACGTATGTTCGATATCGGACACCGCAATGATAGCTTCGCTCATGATATTTTTATCGTTTTCTGGGATAGTTATCGTGCCAGAGAGTCCCTATTTCCTCCTGACAAGAAACGAACCCAATCAGGCTAGACAAGCGTTGAGGTACGCCAAGAACAAGGATGAAATAGAGGAGGAGTACGAGAAACTAAAGGACCAAGTCCTTTCTAGGGGCGAATCTGAGTTGAGCCTTGAAAAAATCTTTTCGGTACCCATCAGGACGAATCTGGGGATAGGGATGATCCTTGTATCAGCCCAACAGTTATCAGGAATCACACCAATAGTCTCTTACATAACCACAGTTCTGAAAGAAACAGacgtacaattttttttcgacccAAGCTTGAGCATCATCCTTTTCGCTCTCCTTTTTTCCATGGCGATGTTCAGCGCCCTCATATCGGACTCGAAAAACGGCAAAAACTTCCTGTTGTGCTCCCTCCTGATGTCTTCAGTGTCCCTAGTGTCAATTGGGCTCTACTTTCAAAGCGTCGATTTCAGAAACGATTTTTCACTCCTCTCGACCATACCCATAGCCGCCCTATTGATATATACCATTTTTTACGGGTTGGGCTTGCAGAACATACCGTACGTTTACATGAACCGGATGTATTCGAGGAATATCAAGTCTAAGTGTCTCGCTTTGATCTACATGTATCTAAGTGTCATCTCTTCTATCGTCTCTGTGTTTTTCACTTGGTTGAATGATTCGAGGGAGATCTATTTGGCTTTTTACTGTTTCGGCGGATGCTGTATCTTGGGTTTTGTTCTGGTCTTGATGGCTGTTCCTAGATGTAAAGACTGGTGCGAAGAGGCTGAATGGTTGTTGAAGGGTCGTGGGACTGGAGAGCAAAATTACGAGTTTTTATTGACCAGTTTTGAATTGTCAGATTTCTCCGAGTGA
- the LOC123310714 gene encoding facilitated trehalose transporter Tret1-like isoform X2 — translation MVYGWPSASLPQLLDPLRNGTEINLTTWQGSWLAIAPFLGALLTAPLSFSAASLLGPKKTIIFTFYPYIISWIVVAVANSFEMLFFARLIAGMSDSCIFSTFPIYIDDICNTGSKRRFYSLYPISFAFGILIVNLIANVCSISDTAMIASLMIFLSFSGIVIVPESPYFLLTRNEPNQARQALRYAKNKDEIEEEYEKLKDQVLSRGESELSLEKIFSVPIRTNLGIGMILVSAQQLSGITPIVSYITTVLKETDVQFFFDPSLSIILFALLFSMAMFSALISDSKNGKNFLLCSLLMSSVSLVSIGLYFQSVDFRNDFSLLSTIPIAALLIYTIFYGLGLQNIPYVYMNRMYSRNIKSKCLALIYMYLSVISSIVSVFFTWLNDSREIYLAFYCFGGCCILGFVLVLMAVPRCKDWCEEAEWLLKGRGTGEQNYEFLLTSFELSDFSE, via the coding sequence ATGGTATACGGTTGGCCATCAGCGTCTTTGCCGCAACTTCTTGATCCTTTGAGGAATGGCACTGAGATCAACCTAACGACATGGCAGGGCTCCTGGTTAGCCATAGCCCCTTTCCTGGGGGCTCTTCTAACAGCCCCTCTCTCATTCTCAGCAGCAAGTCTTCTCGGTCCAAAGAAAACGATAATCTTCACGTTCTACCCTTACATAATCTCTTGGATAGTCGTCGCTGTAGCCAACAGCTTCGAGATGCTGTTCTTCGCCAGGTTGATAGCCGGAATGTCGGATAGCTGCATATTCAGCACGTTCCCAATCTACATAGATGACATCTGCAACACCGGATCCAAAAGAAGGTTCTATTCCCTATACCCGATAAGTTTCGCATTCGGTATACTCATAGTCAATCTGATAGCGAACGTATGTTCGATATCGGACACCGCAATGATAGCTTCGCTCATGATATTTTTATCGTTTTCTGGGATAGTTATCGTGCCAGAGAGTCCCTATTTCCTCCTGACAAGAAACGAACCCAATCAGGCTAGACAAGCGTTGAGGTACGCCAAGAACAAGGATGAAATAGAGGAGGAGTACGAGAAACTAAAGGACCAAGTCCTTTCTAGGGGCGAATCTGAGTTGAGCCTTGAAAAAATCTTTTCGGTACCCATCAGGACGAATCTGGGGATAGGGATGATCCTTGTATCAGCCCAACAGTTATCAGGAATCACACCAATAGTCTCTTACATAACCACAGTTCTGAAAGAAACAGacgtacaattttttttcgacccAAGCTTGAGCATCATCCTTTTCGCTCTCCTTTTTTCCATGGCGATGTTCAGCGCCCTCATATCGGACTCGAAAAACGGCAAAAACTTCCTGTTGTGCTCCCTCCTGATGTCTTCAGTGTCCCTAGTGTCAATTGGGCTCTACTTTCAAAGCGTCGATTTCAGAAACGATTTTTCACTCCTCTCGACCATACCCATAGCCGCCCTATTGATATATACCATTTTTTACGGGTTGGGCTTGCAGAACATACCGTACGTTTACATGAACCGGATGTATTCGAGGAATATCAAGTCTAAGTGTCTCGCTTTGATCTACATGTATCTAAGTGTCATCTCTTCTATCGTCTCTGTGTTTTTCACTTGGTTGAATGATTCGAGGGAGATCTATTTGGCTTTTTACTGTTTCGGCGGATGCTGTATCTTGGGTTTTGTTCTGGTCTTGATGGCTGTTCCTAGATGTAAAGACTGGTGCGAAGAGGCTGAATGGTTGTTGAAGGGTCGTGGGACTGGAGAGCAAAATTACGAGTTTTTATTGACCAGTTTTGAATTGTCAGATTTCTCCGAGTGA
- the LOC123310724 gene encoding nuclear envelope phosphatase-regulatory subunit 1 has product MSLEQTNCDDLKAFERRLTEVIACLHPSTTRWRIVLIVVSACVAVGAGQWLMDPETRVVPFSQSLANHPFFILATLMFLIIVLLGVQKRVVAASIITSRTREVLSDFNMSCDDTGKLILRPRPTTFS; this is encoded by the coding sequence ATGTCTTTAGAACAAACAAACTGTGATGATCTCAAAGCATTTGAAAGGCGACTCACGGAAGTAATAGCTTGCTTACATCCCTCAACTACTAGATGGAGGATTGTACTGATAGTAGTCTCAGCTTGTGTAGCTGTAGGAGCTGGACAATGGCTCATGGATCCTGAAACTCGAGTAGTACCATTTTCTCAATCGTTAGCTAATCACCCTTTCTTCATATTAGCTACATTGATGTTTTTAATCATAGTACTCCTGGGAGTTCAGAAGAGAGTAGTTGCAGCTTCTATAATAACATCAAGAACTAGAGAGGTTTTGAGTGATTTCAATATGTCTTGTGATGATACAGGAAAATTAATTCTAAGGCCAAGACCTACTACATTTTCTTGA
- the LOC123310721 gene encoding transport and Golgi organization protein 11: protein MSANANLLQFEDAFVTDINQQMKVPDKISFNQESNGIPRAEWMKESINMQVPERILVAGHHQHVGTRAPPREIAFDKSIIVTEPYPGDVRVATPPRTLTLDKYPFPEFQDLMQEEEAEPFISKPKNNYPNDTDFIVNSRALTPPIGGGGDNLTTSDEIHHLRKQMVKLNRRVMSLEMENINRLQREKFVLGFGVAYFLFKFIIWMSKD, encoded by the exons ATGTCTGCGAATGCAAATCTTCTTCAGTTTGAAGATGCCTTTGTTACCGATATAAATCAGCAAATGAAAGTACCGGATAAAATAAGCTTCAATCAAGAGTCCAACGGTATTCCCAGGGCAGAATGGATGAAAGAAAGTATAAATATGCAAGTGCCAGAAAGAATTCTTGTTGCCGGTCATCATCAACATGTTG GTACTAGAGCTCCTCCGAGGGAAATAGCTTTTGACAAAAGTATTATAGTAACAGAGCCTTATCCTGGAGATGTTCGTGTGGCCACTCCTCCTCGAACTTTAACCCTAGATAAATATCCATTTCCCGAATTCCAAGATCTTATGCAAGAGGAAGAAGCAGAACCTTTCATAAGCAAGCCAAAAAATAACTATCCAAATGATACAGATTTCATTGTAAATAGTAGGGCATTAACGCCACCCATTGGAG GTGGTGGCGATAATTTAACAACATCAGATGAGATCCATCATTTACGTAAACAAATGGTCAAATTAAATAGACGTGTCATGTCTTTGGAGATGGAAAATATCAACAGACTACAGAGGGAAAAATTTGTTCTAGGATTTGGTGTCGCTTACTTCctattcaaattcataatttGGATGAGTAAAGATTAG
- the LOC123311090 gene encoding zinc finger protein 883-like: MDCLLNICRTCLTEQGEFQSVFISDESSGLNIHLAEMLMACASIQVTFGDGLPEQICKGCADKTVSLFLFKIKCEESDSRLRNQLGKSPLKDDYASLPFDNISDTNVIEKSPSCSLPDIDVINDDELSSHNVDLDTKPQLFGDESEELSRTQESDETNKVNFYKCMLCPKVYNRSSNLIRHEKFHLNDQMFKCELCDKKFTREDLLERHKLAHAKKNNQELDRYNSDLKDSTKELSSESDDQNESSTTKEKNLFEETKEIKKEEQLDVEGEDMTCRICKKKFVKVSRLKRHLKTHSAVKPFTCQICFRGFARQELFKNHMNTHSGNKPHVCSICKKGFNQISNLKDHMRTHNGEKPFLCSTCGKGFNQLGNLRQHTIRHSGVKAHICSMCGNGFASKGELSAHLRKHTGARPFVCSICQHGFTTSSSLTKHKRIHSGEKPYECDVCHMKFSRNGILSRHKRIHTGEKPYVCNYCCKAFTQSNDLNSHLRIHTGEKPFICDQCGQAFRQSSALKTHKRTHIEFKPFSNSDSEGKSLVQTKDERKAFLEARFDFETNTWTYIKKIEQNV, encoded by the exons ATGGATTGTTTACTAAACATTTGTCGGACGTGTTTAACTGAGCAGGGAGaatttcaatcagtttttatttctGACGAGTCCTCTGGATTGAATATTCACCTAGCCGAAATGCTGATGGCTTGTGCTTCCATACAG GTAACTTTTGGAGATGGCCTACCTGAACAGATATGCAAAGGATGTGCTGATAAAACGGtctctttgtttttattcaagataAAATGTGAGGAAAGTGATTCAAGATTGAGGAATCAACTCGGAAAGTCACCTTTAAAAGATGACTATGCCTCATTACCATTTGATAATATTTCTGATACTAATGTTATTGAAAAATCTCCATCGTGTTCTTTACCAGATATTGATGTGATCAATGATGATGAATTATCTTCTCATAATGTCGATCTTGATACCAAACCCCAACTATTTGGTGATGAATCAGAAGAACTAAGtagaactcaggagagtgatgAAACTAACAAAGTGAATTTTTATAAATGTATGTTATGTCCTAAAGTGTATAATAGATCCTCCAATCTGATAAGACATGAAAAATTCCACTTGAATGATCAAATGTTCAAGTGTGAATTATGTGATAAGAAATTCACGAGAGAAGATTTATTAGAGAGGCATAAGTTAGCTCATGCAAAAAAGAATAACCAAGAACTTGATCGATATAATTCTGACCTGAAGGACTCTACCAAAGAACTTTCATCAGAATCTGATGATCAAAATGAAAGTAGCACAACCAAAGAGAAAAACCTGTTTGAAGAAactaaagaaattaaaaaagaaGAACAACTAGACGTTGAAGGTGAAGATATGACTTGTagaatttgtaaaaaaaaatttgtgaaagtTTCCCGGTTAAAGAGACATTTGAAAACGCATTCTGCAGTAAAACCATTCACTTGTCAGATTTGTTTCAGAGGATTCGCCAGGCAAGAACTTTTCAAGAACCATATGAATACACATAGTGGTAATAAACCCCATGTCTGCAGTATTTGTAAAAAGG GCTTCAACCAGATTTCTAATTTAAAAGATCATATGAGAACGCATAATGGAGAAAAACCGTTCCTTTGTTCCACTTGTGGAAAGGGATTCAATCAGTTGGGAAATCTTAGACAACACACGATCAGACATAGTGGAGTTAAAGCTCATATTTGTAGTATGTGTGGAAATGGATTTGCTAGTAAAGGGGAACTCTCTGCTCATCTTCGAAAGCATACCG GTGCCAGACCATTTGTGTGTTCTATTTGTCAGCATGGTTTCACCACTTCCAGTTCATTGACAAAGCACAAGAGAATACATTCTGGAGAAAAACCATACGAATGTGACGTTTGCCACATGAAGTTCTCTAGGAATGGTATTTTATCGAGACATAAGAGGATACACACCGGGGAAAAACCTTATGTTTGTAATTACTGTTGTAAAGCCTTCACTCAGTCCAACGACCTCAACTCTCATCTTAGAATTCACACAG GTGAAAAACCTTTCATCTGTGATCAATGCGGTCAAGCATTCAGGCAGTCATCTGCTCTTAAAACTCACAAAAGAACTCACATAGAATTCAAACCGTTCTCAAATTCCGATAGTGAAGGAAAATCTTTGGTCCAAACGAAGGATGAAAGGAAGGCTTTCCTTGAAGCGCGATTCGATTTTGAAACAAATACCTGGacctacataaaaaaaattgaacagaatgTGTGA
- the LOC123311091 gene encoding uncharacterized protein C3orf38 homolog codes for MADDELSKFASNIEDIINVLTEEEILSLATTISSGLLKNKISSRQDALKVILNYSEDITSILRRKVFTREKLLSYLYDKNISVKLPITKPEIIEKILESWTNENSLNEPSELPDRIDPHTAGCSQPTSDEMGVVQNQKIINTTSDSAFIIEKSGQLYDVNVEKTVKLLAEQFSDWFYRLLNGNELTPEHFYPDGVLNLAVVINGDTSTKNICSDPKAITETLISTKNQYNLFFNPNLMADSLKVQMDAHGLVMVIVGGTLHINSVCVGVFEQMFALARDPFAENNWKIKRTDLNLTNGTNRLEGNKNVDFYCEKALE; via the exons ATGGCAGATGACGAACTTTCCAAATTCGCTAGTAACATAGAAGACATAATAAATGTATTAACTGAAGAAGAAATTTTATCATTAGCAACAACAATATCAAGCGGACTTCTTAAAAATAAAATCAGCTCAAGACAAG ATGCCTTGAAagtaatattgaattattctgaagatataaCGAGCATCCTACGTAGAAAAGTTTTTACCAGAGAAAAATTGTTATCTTACTTGTATGACAAAAACATTTCTGTAAAATTGCCAATAACGAAACCTGAAATCATAGAAAAGATTTTGGAATCATGGACTAATGAGAACAGCCTGAATGAACCAAGTGAATTGCCTGACAGAATTGACCCCCACACAGCAGGGTGTAGTCAACCTACAAGCGATGAGATGGGAGTAGTTCAAAACCAAAAAATCATCAATACAACTTCTGATAGTgcttttataattgaaaaatcAGGTCAACTTTATGATGTGAATGTCGAAAAGACAGTAAAACTCTTAGCAGAACAATTCAGTGATTGGTTTTATAGATTATTAAATGGGAATGAACTTACTCCAGAACATTTTTATCCAGATGGAGTGTTAAATCTGGCAGTTGTAATAAATGGAGATACAAGTACTAAAAATATTTGTAGTGATCCAAAGGCTATCACAGAAACCCTCATAAGTACTAAAAATCagtataatttattttttaaccCAAACTTGATGGCAGATAGTTTGAAAGTTCAAATGGATGCTCATGGGTTAGTTATGGTTATAGTTGGAGGGACTTTACATATAAATAGTGTTTGTGTGGGTGTGTTCGAGCAAATGTTTGCCTTAGCTAGGGATCCTTTTGCAGAAAATAATTGGAAAATTAAAAGGACCGATTTGAATCTAACAAATGGTACAAATAGATTAGAAGGTAATAAAAATGTGGATTTTTATTGTGAAAAGGCTTTAGAATAA
- the LOC123310713 gene encoding facilitated trehalose transporter Tret1-like — translation MKMAPIFAGTEIVQYLAVFFASLNIITSGLGYGWPSGSLPHLLNFNDTSVNLHLTPSEGSWAAIGPLVGAIIGSPLAGITLDLVGRRRMILFTFFPYVTSWLIVAFTSSPEVLIFGRMISGISDGCLFTSAPIYIGEIAKPKVRGLLCSSIPVCLISGVLLINILEAFISVPVCALLVTILPTTSFIGMLFMPESPYYLLMKDKSAEAQETLERLRGTEEVDEELKRMSEAVRSQKEESRGKFKDIFTVASNRKALLIMMLLRATQQFSGITALIFYISIILEESGSQYSVTLCTLLFFAVQLVMSILGSAVVDWTGRRMLLLWSAFGSGVALFVEGLYFQLDQDGTDVTRWAFIPITALIVYVIFYGFGLQNIPLLMLGELFPTNIKAIALCFGDLYFAALASIVSKYFQVVSTDIGPFFAFYTFSACCFVGLCLIYLFVPETKGITLEEIQSLLKTGKKFTNQKDSADKEGQMK, via the exons ATGAAAATGGCCCCCATATTTGCTGGTACTGAAATTGTACAATATTTGGCTGTGTTTTTCG CTTCCCTGAATATCATCACAAGTGGTCTAGGATATGGCTGGCCATCCGGTTCCTTGCCACACCTCCTCAACTTCAACGACACATCGGTCAACCTCCACCTCACACCCTCGGAAGGCTCCTGGGCAGCAATCGGTCCTCTGGTTGGGGCCATCATAGGCTCTCCCCTCGCTGGCATAACCCTGGACCTCGTCGGTAGAAGAAGGATGATCCTCTTCACCTTTTTCCCCTACGTAACCTCCTGGTTGATTGTAGCCTTCACCTCCAGTCCTGAAGTGCTCATTTTCGGCAGGATGATCTCTGGTATATCCGATGGCTGTTTGTTCACCTCGGCGCCAATCTACATCGGGGAAATCGCGAAACCCAAGGTGCGGGGTTTGCTGTGCTCCAGTATACCTGTGTGTTTGATCTCTGGGGTCTTGCTCATCAATATTTTAGAGGCCTTTATCTCGGTCCCAGTATGTGCTCTCTTAGTTACGATACTCCCTACCACTTCCTTCATAGGGATGCTATTCATGCCTGAAAGCCCATATTATCTACTGATGAAGGATAAGAGTGCTGAAGCTCAAGAAACCTTGGAAAGACTCAGAGGCACTGAGGAAGTGGACGAAGAACTCAAGAGGATGAGTGAGGCTGTTAGGTCTCAGAAAGAAGAGAGTAGAGGGAAATTCAAAGACATCTTCACGGTTGCCTCCAACAGAAAGGCTCTCCTAATCATGATGTTACTAAGGGCCACCCAACAATTCTCCGGAATTACAGCGCTGATTTTCTACATATCCATAATCCTGGAAGAATCAGGTAGCCAATACTCTGTTACGCTCTGCACCCTCCTGTTCTTCGCAGTGCAATTGGTGATGTCCATCCTGGGCTCTGCTGTGGTAGATTGGACGGGAAGAAGGATGCTCCTCCTATGGTCCGCATTTGGTTCTGGAGTGGCTCTATTCGTAGAAGGCCTTTATTTCCAACTGGACCAAGACGGGACTGACGTGACCCGATGGGCCTTCATACCCATCACCGCCCTGATAGTTTACGTCATCTTTTACGGGTTTGGGCTTCAGAATATACCACTTCTGATGCTCGGCGAACTGTTCCCGACCAACATAAAGGCTATAGCCTTATGTTTCGGCGATCTTTACTTCGCCGCTTTGGCGTCCATtgtgtcaaaatattttcaggTTGTCAGTACTGATATTGGACCATTTTTCGCTTTTTACACGTTTTCTGCGTGTTGTTTTGTGGGTCTATGTCTGATTTATCTGTTTGTTCCCGAAACGAAGGGTATCACTTTGGAAGAAATCCAGTCGTTACTGAAAACTGGAAAGAAATTCACTAATCAAAAGGATAGTGCAGATAAGGAAGGACAAATGAAATAG